The proteins below are encoded in one region of Sphaerodactylus townsendi isolate TG3544 linkage group LG06, MPM_Stown_v2.3, whole genome shotgun sequence:
- the LOC125434461 gene encoding leptin: MGDAAGLSWRGLAWLWVAALYSQLVGADLRSDIQALSEVTIARVQQFPELRLRIRGLEFIPERLPAARLGAIDGALERFQQVLGALLQQEPAAQVSNDVENLRSLWQRLAAHLGCPLHTPPSSQADLGQLRARLDDSAFTVVSVTFDRLRELLRFIRGHVDQVRSC; encoded by the exons ATGGGCGACGCGGCGGGCCTCTCCTGGCGCGGCCTCGCGTGGCTCTGGGTGGCCGCCCTCTACAGCCAGCTGGTGGGCGCCGATCTCCGCTCGGACATCCAGGCCCTTTCGGAGGTCACCATCGCCCGCGTCCAACAG ttcCCGGAGCTGCGCCTGCGGATCCGCGGCTTGGAGTTCATCCCGGAGCGGCTACCGGCGGCCAGACTCGGGGCCATCGACGGGGCCCTGGAGCGCTTCCAGCAGGTGCTGGGCGCGCTGCTGCAACAGGAGCCGGCGGCTCAGGTGTCCAACGACGTGGAGAACCTGCGCAGCCTCTGGCAGCGGCTGGCCGCCCACCTGGGCTGCCCCCTCCACACGCCGCCCTCCTCGCAGGCCGACCTGGGCCAGCTGCGGGCCCGCCTCGACGACTCCGCCTTCACCGTCGTCTCCGTCACCTTCGACCGGCTGCGCGAACTCCTGCGCTTCATCCGAGGCCACGTCGACCAAGTCCGGAGCTGCTAG